In the Hordeum vulgare subsp. vulgare chromosome 7H, MorexV3_pseudomolecules_assembly, whole genome shotgun sequence genome, one interval contains:
- the LOC123413022 gene encoding disease resistance protein RPM1-like produces MAEIVILLAIKKIGTALANGIAREASTQFAKYGTRLLELQASMDRLVRELSVMHDVLCQMDIRNLNNAVYESWLEGVRKVAYNMEDMVDEYLYLVGQENDVGCCFYLKKGFRKPRSLLSLNMIAIKVKQIERDLTHLSETKNRWIPMNIGDTSSSVYIVKRSQDLANISRSLDEDLVGVDENRETLQQWLAGDHLERSVIALLGMGGLGKTALAANVYKKERENFQCHAWVSISQTYSREDILRNIIKELSGDKVGVLSNTKDMDNTCLEETIKTFLEQQKYLIILDDVWTPEAFNDFSRVLIHNDKGSRVVVTTRESCVAALASQGQILTLPALPEDKAWDLFCKKAFPRDTNHKCPTELKPLSEEIVSKCKGLPLVIVLVGGLLRVREKTVEEWRRINVQLSWELINNSSLSDIRNVLHLSFIYLPTRLKACFLYCSLFPEDYLFKRKQLIRLWLAEGFIEERGESTLEEVAEGYLKELIDRNMLQLVERNSFGRIKEFRMHDILRELAVDLCQKNCFGVAHEDKCGGAHQKDGRRLVLHKLKDDIQQSFSNMHQLRTMITLGDSKSSFTQLTLLCNESRYMTVLELSGLPIEKIPDAIGDLFNLRYLGLRDSKVKKLPKSVEKLFNLLTLDLCESDINELPSGIVKLKKLRHLFAERVFDRTGRDLKCRSGVHIPNGLGNLTNLQTLQALEAQDDSLRHLGELRQMRSLRLCNVKGIYCGLISESLVHMQYLSFLDVIASDENEVLSLNVRLPSLQKLTLRGRLAEGALDESPLFQPVGGHNLYSLSLCWSQLREDPLPPLSRLSTLTRLDFTRAYNGEQLAFLTEWFPKLKVLWLRDLPKLSRLEIAEGAMASLEKLFLFNLISMTEVPAGIEFLLPLQYLAFGEISSDFLTLLCQWTPTPSQRYHYSLRD; encoded by the coding sequence ATGGCGGAGATTGTTATTCTATTAGCCATTAAAAAGATCGGCACTGCCTTGGCAAATGGAATAGCACGCGAGGCAAGCACACAATTTGCAAAGTATGGGACACGACTATTAGAGCTACAAGCCAGCATGGATCGTCTTGTGAGGGAGCTTAGTGTAATGCATGATGTTCTCTGTCAAATGGACATACGAAACCTCAACAATGCTGTCTATGAGAGCTGGTTGGAGGGGGTACGGAAGGTAGCATATAATATGGAGGACATGGTGGATGAGTACTTGTATCTAGTTGGTCAGGAGAATGATGTAGGGTGTTGCTTTTACCTGAAGAAAGGGTTCCGAAAACCAAGGTCTCTACTTTCTTTGAACATGATAGCTATCAAGGTGAAGCAGATAGAGAGAGACCTTACACACCTGTCAGAGACAAAAAACCGTTGGATTCCCATGAACATTGGGGATACTAGTAGCTCAGTCTACATTGTTAAGAGGTCCCAAGATCTAGCGAACATTTCACGCTCCCTTGATGAAGATCTAGTGGGGGTCGATGAGAACAGAGAAACACTTCAGCAGTGGTTGGCAGGTGATCATTTGGAACGCTCTGTGATAGCGCTGCTTGGAATGGGAGGGCTTGGTAAAACAGCTTTAGCTGCAAATgtctacaagaaggagagggagaacttccaATGCCATGCCTGGGTTTCCATCTCTCAAACTTATTCTAGAGAAGATATCTTGAGGAATATAATCAAGGAACTTTCCGGAGATAAAGTCGGTGTTCTATCTAACACGAAAGACATGGACAACACATGCCTTGAAGAGACAATTAAGACGTTTCTGGAGCAACAAAAGTATTTGATCATTTTGGATGATGTTTGGACTCCAgaagcatttaatgatttttctaGGGTGCTTATTCATAATGATAAGGGCAGTCGAGTGGTAGTCACAACAAGGGAAAGCTGTGTTGCTGCACTTGCCTCTCAAGGACAAATCTTAACACTTCCAGCTTTACCCGAAGACAAGGCATGGGACCTCTTCTGTAAGAAAGCCTTTCCAAGAGATACAAATCATAAATGTCCTACCGAGTTGAAGCCTTTGTCCGAGGAAATAGTTAGCAAGTGCAAAGGCTTGCCTCTGGTTATCGTGTTAGTTGGTGGCCTCTTGCGTGTGCGTGAGAAAACTGTGGAAGAATGGAGAAGAATAAATGTCCAATTGAGTTGGGAGCTAATTAATAATTCAAGTCTCAGTGACATAAGGAATGTTTTGCATCTGAGCTTCATATACCTTCCAACACGCTTGAAAGCTTGTTTCTTGTACTGCAGCTTATTTCCGGAAGACTATCTTTTCAAAAGGAAACAACTTATACGGTTATGGCTAGCCGAGGGGTTCATCGAGGAGAGGGGTGAAAGCACACTAGAAGAAGTGGCAGAAGGCTATCTTAAGGAGTTGATAGACAGAAACATGCTACAACTTGTTGAGAGGAACTCATTTGGTAGGATAAAGGAATTCAGAATGCATGATATCTTACGTGAATTGGCAGTTGACTTGTGCCAGAAGAACTGTTTTGGTGTTGCACATGAGGACAAATGTGGAGGGGCTCATCAGAAGGATGGACGCCGTTTGGTACTGCACAAACTAAAAGATGATATTCAACAATCGTTTTCCAATATGCACCAACTTCGAACTATGATTACACTGGGTGATAGCAAGTCATCATTCACTCAACTAACTCTGTTGTGTAATGAGTCAAGATATATGACGGTGCTAGAATTAAGTGGTCTACCCATCGAGAAGATTCCAGATGCCATTGGAGATCTTTTTAATCTCCGCTATTTGGGTTTGCGTGATTCAAAAGTGAAGAAGCTCCCGAAGTCTGTTGAGAAGCTTTTCAATTTGTTGACACTGGACCTTTGTGAATCTGACATAAATGAGTTGCCTAGTGGGATTGTGAAACTGAAGAAGCTCAGGCACTTATTTGCTGAGAGAGTATTTGATCGAACAGGGAGGGATTTAAAATGTCGGAGtggtgtgcatatccccaatggTCTTGGAAATCTAACTAATCTGCAGACATTGCAGGCATTGGAAGCACAAGATGATTCTCTTAGGCATTTAGGGGAGCTGAGGCAAATGAGAAGCTTGAGGTTATGTAATGTGAAGGGAATCTACTGTGGACTTATCAGCGAATCTCTAGTTCATATGCAATATTTGTCCTTCCTAGATGTGATTGCAAGCGACGAGAACGAGGTTCTCTCGTTGAATGTCCGCCTGCCAAGCCTGCAAAAGCTAACTTTGAGAGGGCGACTAGCAGAAGGGGCGTTGGACGAGTCTCCTCTCTTCCAACCTGTTGGGGGGCACAACTTGTATTCATTGTCTCTATGTTGGTCACAGCTGAGAGAAGACCCCCTGCCACCCCTTTCTCGGTTGTCAACCTTGACACGTCTAGATTTCACTAGAGCATACAACGGAGAGCAGCTGGCATTTCTCACGGAGTGGTTTCCCAAGCTAAAGGTTCTCTGGCTAAGAGACCTGCCTAAGCTGAGCCGGCTAGAGATAGCAGAAGGTGCCATGGCAAGCCTGGAGAAACTATTCCTGTTCAACCTCATCAGCATGACGGAGGTCCCTGCTGGCATTGAGTTCCTCCTGCCCCTCCAGTATCTAGCCTTCGGCGAGATCAGCAGTGACTTCTTGACGTTGCTGTGCCAATGGACTCCAACACCAAGTCAGCGGTATCATTATTCTCTCCGAGACTGA